The proteins below come from a single Saccharopolyspora sp. SCSIO 74807 genomic window:
- a CDS encoding metal ABC transporter substrate-binding protein codes for MPKLGLPIWRKRGRRCAAALIALLAAAPLLTGCGTGLRLPDDGRRTVVTTFTVLADMTRAVSGGVLPVESIIKPGAEVHGYEPTPSDMLSAARADVVLDNGLGLESWFQQFVQRSEARHVTLSRGVEPIPIRAAGQQGAPNPHAWMSPRNAKSYVANIRDALTRIEPAHAETFRRNAADYTRRIDEIEQYLRTELGKLPEQQRALVTCEGAFSYLARDVGLREDYLWPVNSDSEGTPQQIKNTTRLVRDQRVPAVFCESTVNDKAQQQVAAETGARMGGTLYVDSLSEPGGPVPTYLDLLRHDAETIVGGLSGGAR; via the coding sequence GTGCCGAAACTCGGACTGCCGATATGGCGAAAACGCGGCCGGCGCTGCGCGGCCGCGCTCATCGCCCTGCTGGCCGCAGCACCGCTGTTGACCGGCTGCGGCACCGGCCTGCGCCTGCCCGACGACGGACGGCGCACCGTGGTCACCACGTTCACCGTGCTCGCGGACATGACCCGCGCCGTTTCCGGCGGGGTGCTGCCGGTCGAATCGATCATCAAGCCCGGGGCCGAGGTGCACGGCTACGAGCCGACTCCGAGCGACATGCTCAGCGCGGCCAGGGCCGATGTGGTGCTGGACAACGGGCTCGGCCTGGAGAGCTGGTTCCAGCAGTTCGTGCAGCGCAGCGAGGCCAGGCACGTGACGCTCAGCCGCGGCGTCGAGCCGATCCCGATCCGCGCGGCCGGACAGCAGGGCGCGCCCAACCCGCACGCCTGGATGTCCCCGCGCAACGCCAAGAGCTACGTCGCGAACATCCGGGACGCGCTCACCCGCATCGAACCGGCGCACGCGGAGACGTTCCGGCGCAACGCCGCGGACTACACCCGGCGCATCGACGAGATCGAGCAGTACCTGCGCACCGAGCTCGGCAAGCTGCCCGAGCAGCAACGCGCGCTGGTGACCTGCGAAGGCGCCTTCTCGTACCTGGCCAGGGACGTCGGACTGCGGGAGGACTACCTCTGGCCGGTCAACAGCGACTCCGAAGGCACCCCGCAGCAGATCAAGAACACCACCCGGCTGGTGCGCGACCAGCGCGTCCCCGCGGTGTTCTGCGAATCCACCGTGAACGACAAGGCCCAGCAGCAGGTGGCGGCCGAGACCGGCGCGCGGATGGGCGGCACGCTCTACGTGGACTCGCTGTCCGAACCCGGCGGGCCGGTGCCCACCTACCTCGACCTGCTGCGCCACGACGCGGAAACCATCGTCGGCGGGCTCTCCGGAGGTGCTCGATGA
- a CDS encoding metal ABC transporter ATP-binding protein gives MSVHAQHVTVRYRDTLALDDVTVEVGAGKVCGLLGVNGSGKSTLFKSLMGLVRPDRGEIGLLGMEPRRARARSLVAYVPQSEAVDWTFPVTVADVVMMGRYGRLGPMRRPKSADRTAVAAALARVGLTELARNPIGALSGGQRKRAFVARGIAQEAQLLLLDEPFAGVDKGSEAVLSELLRGLRDDGRTIMISTHDLAAAPALCDEAVLLHQRVLAHGPVAEVLAPETLARTFGVPEGTR, from the coding sequence ATGAGCGTCCACGCCCAGCACGTGACCGTGCGCTACCGGGACACCCTGGCCCTCGACGACGTCACCGTCGAGGTCGGTGCGGGCAAGGTCTGCGGGCTGCTCGGGGTCAACGGTTCCGGCAAGTCCACCCTGTTCAAGTCCCTGATGGGGCTGGTCCGCCCGGACCGCGGCGAGATCGGGCTGCTCGGCATGGAACCGAGACGCGCCCGCGCGCGGAGCCTGGTCGCCTACGTGCCGCAGTCCGAGGCGGTGGATTGGACGTTCCCGGTCACCGTCGCCGACGTGGTGATGATGGGCCGCTACGGGCGGCTCGGGCCGATGCGGCGACCGAAGTCCGCCGACCGCACGGCGGTGGCCGCCGCGCTCGCCCGCGTGGGGCTGACCGAACTGGCCCGCAACCCGATCGGCGCGTTGTCGGGCGGCCAGCGCAAACGGGCCTTCGTGGCGCGCGGCATCGCGCAGGAGGCGCAGCTGCTGCTGCTCGACGAACCGTTCGCGGGTGTCGACAAGGGTTCCGAGGCGGTGCTCAGCGAGCTGCTGCGCGGACTGCGCGACGACGGCCGGACGATCATGATCTCCACCCACGACCTCGCCGCGGCGCCCGCGCTGTGCGACGAGGCGGTGCTGCTGCACCAGCGCGTCCTCGCGCACGGCCCGGTCGCCGAGGTGCTCGCGCCGGAGACCCTGGCCCGCACCTTCGGCGTCCCGGAAGGAACCCGATGA